The Deltaproteobacteria bacterium genomic sequence GCGCCGTCGCTCGCCAGCACGAGCACGCGCTGATTCAGCACGCCCACGACTTCGATGCGCAGCTTCGCGTCGCGCTCCGCGAGCACGAGCTGCTTCGAAAACGACTCGCCGGCCGCACCCGCCAGCTCGACGCGCGCGTTGGCGCGCACGGAGTGCCGCGCGGCGGCGTGCGCGCGCAACCACGCGAGGCGCTCGTCTGCCCGCGCATCGCCGGCGGCGACCGCCTGCCACTCCGCGACGGGCGGCGGCGTCACGCACGCACTGAGCGCCGCGCTCAGCATGAACAGCGCGAGCGCGCCTGCCTTCATCGCGGCGCGAGCTCGCGGCGCAGGCGCTCGAGCTTCGCGGCGAGCTCGGGCTGCTCGCCGGCGCGCGGCGACTGAGTCACCGCGAGCTCGTACTTCTGGAGTGCGGTGCGCTTCTTGCCGAGCGCGAGGTACACGTCGCCGAGATGCTCGGAGATCACCGGATCTCCGCCGGTGAGCCTCTGCGCCTCTTCGAGCTTCACGCGCGCCTTCTCGAAGAGCGCACGCGCCGCCGGCTGGCGCCCCGCGGCGAGCTCTTGCTTCCCGCGCTGATAGAACACCCAGGCGAGGCTGTCCGTGATGAAGCCGTCGTCGGGACGCTGCGCGAGCGCGCGCTCGATCAGTCGCTGCGCCTCGTCGAGGCGCTCGCCGCGCTCGGCCCAGCTGTAGCCGACGAAGTTCAGCGCGCCGGCGTGATTCGGATCGAGCGCGAGCGTCTCGTTCATCTTCGCGATCGCGGCGTCGAGCTCGCGCGCTTCGCCGCGCAGAATGCCGATGTTGTAGTGCGTCTCGGCGTCGTCTGCGTCGCCGCGCAGCATCGCCTCGAGCTCTGCGATCCCGCCTGTGAGGTCGCCGCCTTTCGCGACGAGGCTCGCGTGGTAGTAGGCGAGCGGCTTCGAGTTCTCGATCGCTTGCGCGCGCTCCACCTCGAGCCGCGCGCCTTCGAAGTCGCCACTCGCTTCGAGGATGCCCGCGACCTGCACGCGGCCATCCGAGAAGCGCGGGTGATCCTCTGCGATGCGATCGAGCGCAGTGAGCGCGCCCTCCACGTCGCCGGAGCGCCGGCGCGCGACGCCGAGGAAGTAGGCGATCTCGTACTGCTCGGGGAAGAGCTCGGAGACGCGCGCGAGTCGGGCCTCCGCCTCTTTGAATGCGCCGCGCTGCAGGTCGATCAGCGCGAGCCGCATCGTGGTGCGCAGGTCTTCGGGCTGAAGCTGCTCGGCGCGCGCGAGCGATTTCACGCCATCGGCCTCGCGGCCGAGGTCGAACTCCGCCTCGGCCTTCGCGAGCCACGACGACGCGTCGTTCGCATCGCGCCACAACAGCTCCGCCAGCACGCCGAGCTCTCCGAGCCGGTCGCCGCGCGCGCGACGGCCGGCGGCGATCGCGGCGAGGTACTGCGTCTCGCGCGGCTGCTTCGCGCTCGCCTCGCGCAGAATCTTCTCCGCGGCCGCGGCGTCGCCGAGCTTCTCGGTCACCTCCGCGAGGTTCAGCCAGCCCGCCGGCGTCTCGGGCTCCACGTCGACCTGCCAGCGCGCCACGCTTCGCGCGCGTTCGAAGTCGCCCTGCTCGAGCCACGCGGAGTAGAGAAACGCCGCGGCCTCGGGGTCGAGCGGCTCGCCGTTCGGCGCCTCGAGCAGCGCCGCCATCCCCGCGTAGTCGCGCTCTGCGCGCCGCGACTCCGCGAGGAATTGGCGCAGCCACGCGTCTTGCCCGCCGGCTTCGCGCGCGCGCGTCGCGTAGTCGATCGCGGCGTCCGTGCTGCCCAGACGGAACGCGAGCTGCGCCGCGCGCGTGAGCAGCTCCGCGTCGGCCGGCGCGAGCGCCACCGCGCGCTCGTACGCCGCGAACGCCTCGTCGAGCTCGCCCGAATCGAGACTCGCATGGGCGTGCTCGAGCTCCTCGTCGAGCGTGCGCGCAGGCTCGGGCGGCGTCGTGTCCGGCGCGGCGCTCGCTTCCGGCGGCGCGGGCATGGGCGGGAAGCTCGGCTCGCGCTGCGGCGCCGACGACGCGCACGCGGCAAGCCCGAGCGCGAGCGCTGCCGCCGCGAGGCTCCTCATTCGACTGGGCTACCGGCCCAGGTAGCCGCTCTTCTCGAGGTACCCGAGCACGACGTTCACGCTCTGCTCGAGCGTCTGGCTGCCGGTCTCGAGCACGAGCTCGGGCTTGTCCGGCGCTTCGTACGGCGCCGAGATGCCGGTGAACTCCGGGATCTGACCGGCGCGCGCCTTCTTGTAGAGGCCCTTCGGATCGCGCGCCTCGCACGTGGCGACGTCCGCCGCGACGTACACCTCGACGAAGTCACCCGGCGCGAACAGCGCGCGCACCTGATCGCGATCGGCGCGGTACGGCGAGATGAACGAGGTGAAGACGAGCACGCCGCAGTCGGTGAAGAGCTTCGAGACCTCGCCGATGCGGCGAATGTTCTCGGTGCGGTCTTCCGGCGAGAAGCCGAGGTTCTTGTTGAGGCCGTGGCGCACGTTGTCGCCGTCGAGCACGTAGGCGAGCTTGCCGCGCTTCACGAGCTCGGCTTCCACTGCGACCGCGACCGTCGACTTGCCCGAGCCCGAGAGCCCCGTGAGCCACACCGTGGCGCCGCGCTGTCCCAGGACCGCTTCGCGGTCGCGTCTATTGATGCTCCCGGCGTGCCAAGTGATGTTCGTTGCCTTTGTTCCGCTCACAGGCGTCTCCTGACCGCGTTGGTCCTTGTTTACTTCGCATCGGCCTCGAAGACTCGGCCGCTGCTGCGCGCTTCGCCGACGCGCGTCGATGCATCTGAGCCACCTCGACCGTCGGAGCGCGTCGGCGAATCCTCTTGGTTTACTCCGCTCGGCTTCGCCTCGCTGCGCGCTTCGCTTGCGGCCTCGGCCGACCTGCTCGGGAGGAGCGTTCGACATCGAGGAGGATCCGACTCGGCTGTTGCGCGGGGCTAGGGCTCGGCTTCTGGCTTCGGGCCTCAGGTCTCTAAGGGCGGCGCAACGTAGCGGTGGGGTTACGCGGGTGCTGCGGGGTTTTTCGAGGTGCGGAAGGTGCGCACTTCGGCGGCAATTCGGCGGGCGGCGAAGTCGATCTCGGCTTCGGTGGTGAAGCGGCCGAGGCCGATGCGCAGCGACGCAGCGATGCGCTCGGGAGCGAGGCCGAGCGCGGCGAGCACGTGGCTCGGCTCGGGCTTCGCGCTGCTGCAGGCAGAGCCGGTGGAGAGCGCGACGTCGTGAAGGCGCGCGATCACGGCGTCTGCGCGCACGCCCTCGAACGCCACGTTCAGGTTGCCCGCGAGGCGCGGCGACTCGGCGCCGTTCACGAGCACGCCCCCGGCGAGCTCTCGCAGCTGCGCGACCAGGCGCTCGCGCAAGCGCCCGAGCCGCGCGGACTCGGCGGCCTGCTCGGCGACCGCAATCGTCAGGGCGCGCGCGAAGCCGACGATCAGCGGCGTCGCGAGCGTGCCGCTGCGCATCCCGCGCTCCTGCCCGCCGCCGTAGAGAATTGGCGCGAGCGCGATCCGCTCGCCGCTGCGGCGCCGGCGCCGCACGTAGAGCGCGCCGATGCCCTTCGGACCGTACAGCTTGTGCGACGAGACCGAGAGCAAGTCGACGCCGAGCGCCTCCACGTTCAGCGCGATCTTCCCCACCGCCTGCGCCGCGTCGCTGTGAAACAGCACGCCGCGCTCGCCGCACACCCCCGCGATCTCGGTGAGCGGTGCGAGCGCACCGATCTCTCCGTTCGCGGCCATCACCGACACGAGCGCCGTCTCCCGCGTGATCGCGCGCGCAACGTCGCCCGGCGAAACGCGACCGCCCGCATCGACCGGCAGCACCGTGAGCTGCGCACCCTGCTTCGCGAGCGCACGCGCCGTGTCGAGCACGGCGGGATGCTCCGTCGCCGCAGTCACGACGTGCGAGCCGATCGCGCCACGCGCGCGCACGACGCCCTGCAACGCGAGGTTGTCGCTCTCCGTCGCGCCGCTCGTGAACACGATCTCGCGCGGATCCTCCGCCCCGAGCGCGCGCGCAATCTCCTCGCGCGCATTCTCGACCGCCGCCTCCGCCCGCCACCCAAACGCATGCGACGCACTCGCCGGATTCCCGAACTCCGCGCTCCAATACCCCCGCATCGCCTCGACCACGCGCGGATCACAAGGCGTGGTCGCGTGATGATCGAGATAAATGGGCACGCGAGAAGCCACAGCCCCGTCCGTCACCGCGCTCTCCGAATTCCTGAGCGCACGTCACGCCCAGCAAACGAGTCAGAACGACCTCGAAGTCGAACGCTCCACCCAAGCACGTCGGCCGAGACCGCAAGCGAAGCGCGCAGCAGCGGCCGAGTCTTCGAGGCCGATGCGAAGTCAACAAGGAAAGACCGAACGCGAAGGCCCGTCGACGCCTCGCGGACCCGCACACCCACTACGCCGAAAACGACTGCCCACACCCGCACGAATTCTTCGCGTTCGGATTATTGATCTTGAAGCCCGACTCCATCAGCGAGTCGAGGTAGTCCAGCGTCGTTCCCACCAGGTAGAGCGCGCTCTTCTCGTCCACGACCACGCGCACGCCCGCGCTCTCGATCTGCGTGTCGTTCTCCTTCAGGTTGGGATCGAACGACAGCTGGTACTGCAGCCCCGAGCAGCCGCCGCCCACCACCTTCATGCGCAGCGCGTGCGTGGCCGCTTTGCCCTCGGCGTCGAGCAAGCGCTTGATCTGCGACGCGGCGGACTCGGTGACGTTGATCAGCGACATCGGTGCTCCTTGGCGCGAAGTGGCGAAATCTAACAGCGCCGCGAAATCGGAACGAGATCGGTCTTGATTCGTGGGCCCGCGACGACACTCCCGGGGACGGCCCCTCAGCCCCCGTGCGCGGCACCGCCGCTCGGCCCGAGCCGCACGAACACTTCGCGATTCCCCGCTGGCCCGGCGAGGCGGCTCTCGGCTTCTCCGAGCGGCTCGTAGCCAAGCGCCGCCGCGGCTTCGCGCACGCGGGCGACCGCAGCGGCGCGGTCGGCGTCGTCGCGCACGACGCCGCCCTTCCCGACGCGCTCGCGGCCCACCTCGAACTGCGGCTTCACCATCACCAGCAACTCGGCACGCGGCGCCACCGCCGCGATGCGCGGCAGCACGAGCGTGGCCGAGATGAAGCTCACGTCGACCACGACGAGCGCGACCGGCGGCTCGGGCGGCACCTGCTCCGCGCTCATCTCGCGCGCATTCACGCGCTCGACGACCGTCACGCGCGGATCGCCGCGCAGCTTCAGGTCGAGCTGCCCGTAGCCGACGTCGAGCGCGATCACGTGCGCCGCGCCGTGCTGCAGCAGGCAATCGGTGAAGCCGCCCGTCGAGGCCCCCACGTCGAGGCAGCGCTTGCCCGCGACCTCGACGCCGAGATCCGCCAGCGCGCCCGCGAGCTTCTCGCCGCCGCGCGAGACGTAGCGGCGCTCCTCGCCGCGCACGCGCAGCGCCGCGTCCTCCGCGATGCGCGTGCCGGGCTTGTCGACCGGCGCGTCGTTCACGAGCACGCGGCCGGCGAGGATCAGCGCCTGGGCCTTCGTGCGCGTCTCCGCGAGGCCGCGGGTGAGCACGAGCTCGTCGAGGCGGAGCTTGGTAGGCATGGTCGAGGCCTAGCACGCGGGCCTACGCCGCGATGCGCTCCCAAGATTGTGTGCCACCCCAAGGATCTCTCGGCCACATGAGAGGGAGGGACCCAGCATGAACCGCGCAGCTTTGCTCCTCGCGCCCGTCGTGGTCACCATCGCTGTCGCCTCACAGGCGGCGCCCCTCATCGAGAGCGCGGTCGGCGCGTCCTCGACTCTCTACGACACGGCAGGCTTCGTCTTGGCCGAGAACTCGGACTCCGCTCAAACCCTCGCCGCGGGGGTCGTCGTGTCGGAGGCAGTGTTCGACGCCTACCCCGGAGGCGCTTGCCCTAGCCCCGGTGGGTGTTTCGCGGCTTCCGCCTCGGCCGTCACGGATTTTGGGTCGAACCGCGTCCGGAGCTATGCCTCCGAGTACGACGAGCACCCGAACGGAAACACGCGAATCGAGGACAGCGCTTCAGCCCGGAGCCTTTGGGCGGACGACTGGTCGTTTCAGTTCAGCGGGCCAGGTTCGGCGGTCACCCTCGACATCGCGTTAGACGGCTTCTGGGGAAACTGGGGGCGCGTCAGCTATGAGATCAGCATCGTCGACGCGAGCTCGGGAACCCAGGTCGCCTACGCAATCGCCGACTCCACGTGCGCATGCGCGCCCCTTCCGCCCCCGTTTCCCGCGCTGGGTCAGATCCCGCTTTCAGAT encodes the following:
- a CDS encoding tetratricopeptide repeat protein — its product is MRSLAAAALALGLAACASSAPQREPSFPPMPAPPEASAAPDTTPPEPARTLDEELEHAHASLDSGELDEAFAAYERAVALAPADAELLTRAAQLAFRLGSTDAAIDYATRAREAGGQDAWLRQFLAESRRAERDYAGMAALLEAPNGEPLDPEAAAFLYSAWLEQGDFERARSVARWQVDVEPETPAGWLNLAEVTEKLGDAAAAEKILREASAKQPRETQYLAAIAAGRRARGDRLGELGVLAELLWRDANDASSWLAKAEAEFDLGREADGVKSLARAEQLQPEDLRTTMRLALIDLQRGAFKEAEARLARVSELFPEQYEIAYFLGVARRRSGDVEGALTALDRIAEDHPRFSDGRVQVAGILEASGDFEGARLEVERAQAIENSKPLAYYHASLVAKGGDLTGGIAELEAMLRGDADDAETHYNIGILRGEARELDAAIAKMNETLALDPNHAGALNFVGYSWAERGERLDEAQRLIERALAQRPDDGFITDSLAWVFYQRGKQELAAGRQPAARALFEKARVKLEEAQRLTGGDPVISEHLGDVYLALGKKRTALQKYELAVTQSPRAGEQPELAAKLERLRRELAPR
- the cysC gene encoding adenylyl-sulfate kinase is translated as MSNAPPEQVGRGRKRSAQRGEAERSKPRGFADALRRSRWLRCIDARRRSAQQRPSLRGRCEVNKDQRGQETPVSGTKATNITWHAGSINRRDREAVLGQRGATVWLTGLSGSGKSTVAVAVEAELVKRGKLAYVLDGDNVRHGLNKNLGFSPEDRTENIRRIGEVSKLFTDCGVLVFTSFISPYRADRDQVRALFAPGDFVEVYVAADVATCEARDPKGLYKKARAGQIPEFTGISAPYEAPDKPELVLETGSQTLEQSVNVVLGYLEKSGYLGR
- a CDS encoding cysteine desulfurase, with product MASRVPIYLDHHATTPCDPRVVEAMRGYWSAEFGNPASASHAFGWRAEAAVENAREEIARALGAEDPREIVFTSGATESDNLALQGVVRARGAIGSHVVTAATEHPAVLDTARALAKQGAQLTVLPVDAGGRVSPGDVARAITRETALVSVMAANGEIGALAPLTEIAGVCGERGVLFHSDAAQAVGKIALNVEALGVDLLSVSSHKLYGPKGIGALYVRRRRRSGERIALAPILYGGGQERGMRSGTLATPLIVGFARALTIAVAEQAAESARLGRLRERLVAQLRELAGGVLVNGAESPRLAGNLNVAFEGVRADAVIARLHDVALSTGSACSSAKPEPSHVLAALGLAPERIAASLRIGLGRFTTEAEIDFAARRIAAEVRTFRTSKNPAAPA
- the erpA gene encoding iron-sulfur cluster insertion protein ErpA produces the protein MINVTESAASQIKRLLDAEGKAATHALRMKVVGGGCSGLQYQLSFDPNLKENDTQIESAGVRVVVDEKSALYLVGTTLDYLDSLMESGFKINNPNAKNSCGCGQSFSA
- a CDS encoding TlyA family RNA methyltransferase gives rise to the protein MPTKLRLDELVLTRGLAETRTKAQALILAGRVLVNDAPVDKPGTRIAEDAALRVRGEERRYVSRGGEKLAGALADLGVEVAGKRCLDVGASTGGFTDCLLQHGAAHVIALDVGYGQLDLKLRGDPRVTVVERVNAREMSAEQVPPEPPVALVVVDVSFISATLVLPRIAAVAPRAELLVMVKPQFEVGRERVGKGGVVRDDADRAAAVARVREAAAALGYEPLGEAESRLAGPAGNREVFVRLGPSGGAAHGG